In Macrobrachium nipponense isolate FS-2020 chromosome 36, ASM1510439v2, whole genome shotgun sequence, a genomic segment contains:
- the LOC135203370 gene encoding basic proline-rich protein-like encodes MNGVGIPEDIAALVRVFEEMLRIDDSSEEADLFQPAGFQWPARPPRGPRQGPVARPPRDLGGPTGPPAPGTSADQSSPPAPGTSAGDGPTRPWDLSGPTGPDQVARPAPPGTSAGRLARPPRGPAADLGVAVPAQGTSAGRMAHPPRGPKRADEARPRGGDLGGRCPTAPGTSAGPVPRPPRGPRRADWPPAQGPRRGDWPARPRGHGGPSWPARPGDLGGPSGPPAPGTSTGPVARPPRGPQRAQWPAPRGPRRAQWPARPGDLGGPTGPRPGDLDGATGPPVPGGTSAGPVARSPRGPRRARGLRPAPGTSARQWPRPPRGPRRAQAARNFRGPRRAQWPPAPGDLGGPVARPTGDLGGGPSGPGPPRGPRWGPVPRPPRGNPAGRLARQTQGPQRAKLASARPGGPRRAQWPPAPGTSGGQSRPARPGDLGRLARRPPRDKEGPVAPDARPAPGTSAALVAHPPTLGTLAGRWPAHRPRGPRRPSGPPTATGTCGATGPARPGDPRRGPGAGPARPGDLGGRADWPRAPGTLAGRFAQACPARGPWPGPSGPSRPGDLGGGPVAPPTPGGPRRAKWPPPRPGDRGRGDWARPPRGDLGGGDWPGPPRGHRRASGPPAPGTSAGPGLARAPRGLGPASPGDLGRPTGLPPQGTSGDGPTGPPAPGTSTGPQWPPARGPRRPSGPRRPSGPRRPSGPGHSRSGTSAGPTGPPAPTGTSAGPLAHARPGTVAATGPALPPRGDLCGPTIGPPCPGTSARGAHGRPPRGNSECLLGPPSPGEHSAGLSWPHRPGDLGWPPGPARPGDLARAAQRPPLPRGPSAGLLARPSPTPGDLGRPTGPPPQPQGPRGGGAGRQARRRPEDLT; translated from the exons CTATTTCAGCCAGCCGGTttccagtggcccgcccgcccgccccggggacctcggcaaggcccagtggcccgcccgccccgggacctcggcggaccgactggcccgcccgccccggggacctcggcggaccAAAGtagcccgcccgccccggggacctcggcgggcgaCGGGCCCACCCGCCCCTGGGACCTcagcgggccgactggcccggaCCAAGTAGCCCGCCCCGCCCcaccggggacctcggcgggccgactggcccgacCGCCCCGGGGACCGGCGGCGGACCTCGGAGTAGCCGTGCCCGCCCaagggacctcggcgggccgaatGGCccacccgccccggggacctaAGCGGGCCGACGAGGCCCGCCCGCGGggtggggacctcggcgggcgaTGCCCcaccgccccggggacctcggcgggcccagtgccccgcccgccccggggacctcggcgggccgactggccgcCAGCCCAGGGACCTCGGCGGGGCGACTGGCCCGCCCGACCCCGGGGACACGGCGGGCCCagctggcccgcccgccccggagacctcggcgggcccagtggcccgcccgccccggggacctcgacgggcccagtggcccgcccgcccaggGGACCTcagcgggcccagtggcccgcgccccggggacctcggcgggcccagtggcccgcccgccccggggacctcggcgggccgactggcccgcgcCCTGGGGACCTCGACGGGGcgactggcccgcccgtccccggggggacatcggcgggcccagtggcccgatcgccccggggacctcggcgggcccgtgGGCTCCGCCCCGCCCCGGGGACATCGGCGCGCCAGtggccccgcccgccccggggacctcggcgggcccaggcCGCCCGCAATTTtaggggacctcggcgggcccagtggccgcccgcccccggggacctcggcgggccagtGGCCCGCCCGACCGGAGACCTCGGGGGCGGGCCCAGTGGGCCCGgaccgccccggggacctcggtggGGCCCAGTGCCTCGCCCGCCCAGGGGAAAcccggcgggccgactggcccgccagACCCAGGGACCTCAGCGGGCCAAACTGGCCTccgcccgccccgggggacctcggcgggcccagtggccgcCCGCGCCGGGGACCTCGGGGGGCCAGTcccggcccgcccgccccggggacctcg GACGATTGGCCCGCCGCCCGCCCCGGGACAAGGAGGGCCCAGTGGCGCCCGACGCccgccccgccccggggacctcggcggcccTAGTGGCCCACCCGCCCACCCTGGGGACCTTGGCGGGGCGATGGCCCGCCCACCGCCCCCGGGGACCTCGCAGGCCCAGTGGCCCACCCACCGCCACAGGGACTTGCGGGGCGACTGGCCcagcccgccccggggaccctcGGCGGGGCCCAGGggcgggccccgcccgccccggggacctcggcgggcgggccgactggccccgCGCCCCAGGGACCTTGGCAGGCCGATTTGCCCAGGCCTGCCCCGCCCGGGGACCTTGGCCGGGGCCCAGTGGCCCgtcccgccccggggacctcggcggcgGCCCAGTAGCTCCGCCGACCcccgggggacctcggcgggccaagTGGCCCCCGCCCAGACCCGGGGACCGCGGCAGGGGTGActgggcccgcccgccccggggggaCCTCGGCGGGGGTGACTGGCCTGGCCCGCCCCGGGGACATCGGCgggccagtggcccgcccgccccggggacctcggcgggcccagggTTGGCCCGCGCCCCCCGGGGACTCGGGCCTGccagccccggggacctcggcaggCCCACTGGCCTGCCGCCCCAGGGGACCTCCGGGGacgggcccactggcccgcccgccccggggacctcgacGGGCCCCCAGTGGccgcccgcccggggacctcggcggcccAGTGGACCTCGGCGGCCCAGTGGACCTCGGCGGCCCAGTGGCCCGGGGCATTCCCGctcggggacctcggcggggcccactggcccgcccgcccccacCGGGACCTCGGCGGGGCCACTGGCCCACGCCCGACCGGGGACGGTGGCAGCCACTGGGCCCGCCCTTCCGCCCCGGGGGGACCTCTGCGGGCCCACTATTGGCCCGCCCTGCCCGGGGACCTCAGCTCGGGGGGCCCAtggccgcccgccccggggaaaCTCGGAGTGCCTCCTGGGCCCGCCCAGCCCCGGGGAACACTCGGCTGGCCTATCCTGGCCGcaccgccccggggacctcggctggcctccgggcccggcccgccccggggacctggCGCGGGCGGCCCAGCGCCCGCCCCTTCCCCGGGGACCATCGGCGGGCCTCCTGGcccgcccctcccccacccccggggACCTTGGcaggccgactggcccgcccccCCAGCCCCAGGGacctcggggggggggggcgggccgaCAGGCCCGCCGCCGCCCCGAGGACCTTACCTGA